One part of the Vicia villosa cultivar HV-30 ecotype Madison, WI linkage group LG6, Vvil1.0, whole genome shotgun sequence genome encodes these proteins:
- the LOC131612542 gene encoding UDP-glycosyltransferase 73C1-like, producing the protein MASQDQKLHFVLFPMMAQGHMIPMMDIAKILAQHPNVIVTILTTPQNASRFSSIFQRFLQSGLQIRLIQLRFPSKESGLPEGCENLDMLTSLGEASEFFNSAKFLQQEAEKIFEELTPPPSCIISDMCLPYTIHIARNYDIPRISFVGAGCFYLLSMHHLHVSNMIPTMANNPYEYFDLPGFSEKFQINISQTGLGLKGEAWEQFCNDMYKAEAGSYGVIVNTFEELESAFLKDYKKVKNDKVWCIGPVSLSNTDNLDKVQRGHNDKNVSVDEWIHLKWLDSQKQESVIYACLGSLCNLTLPQLIELGLALEATKRPFIWVIREGNHLEAVEKWIEKSGFEGRIYGRGLIIKGWAPQLLILPHPSVGGFLTHCGWNSTIEAVCAGVPMITWPLFADQFFNEILIVQILKVGVKIGVESPMKWGEEEETSVLVKKEDIERGIERLMDETSESEERRKRIRELGEMAKKAVEKGGSSHSNVTLFIQDIMKKGKEFGEKIHGADINSYGVIANTFEELEKEYVRESCRKDIKQQQSSTKI; encoded by the coding sequence ATGGCATCCCAAgatcaaaagcttcactttgtGTTATTTCCAATGATGGCACAAGGTCAcatgattcctatgatggatattgctaaaatattagcacaacatcccAATGTTATCGTTACTATACTAACAACTCCACAAAATGCATCTCGTTTCTCATCAATCTTTCAACGTTTTCTTCAATCTGGCCTACAGATTCGTTTAATCCAACTCCGGTTTCCTTCAAAAGAGTCTGGATTACCAGAAGGTTGTGAGAATCTTGACATGCTAACTTCACTTGGCGAAGCATCAGAGTTCTTCAATTCAGCAAAATTTCTACAACAAGAAGCTGAAAAAATATTTGAAGAGTTAACACCGCCACCAAGTTGTATAATCTCTGATATGTGTTTACCATATACCATCCACATAGCTAGAAACTACGATATTCCAAGAATTTCTTTTGTTGGAGCAGGTTGCTTTTATCTCTTGTCTATGCATCATTTACATGTAAGTAATATGATTCCAACCATGGCTAATAATCCATATGAGTACTTTGATTTGCCTGGTTTTTCTGAAAAATTTCAGATAAACATATCACAAACAGGACTAGGCTTAAAGGGTGAAGCTTGGGAGCAGTTTTGTAATGATATGTATAAAGCTGAAGCGGGTTCTTATGGTGTAATTGTGAACACTTTTGAAGAGTTAGAGTCAGCATTTTTAAAGGATTATAAAAAGGTAAAAAATGATAAAGTTTGGTGTATTGGTCCTGTTTCACTTAGTAACACTGATAATCTGGATAAGGTTCAAAGAGGTCATaatgataagaatgtttcagttGATGAATGGATTCATCTCAAGTGGCTTGATTCTCAGAAGCAAGAGAGTGTTATTTATGCATGTCTTGGAAGTTTATGCAATTTAACATTACCTCAATTGATAGAGCTTGGTTTAGCATTAGAAGCAACAAAAAGGCCTTTTATTTGGGTTATAAGAGAAGGAAATCATTTAGAAGCAGTGGAAAAATGGATTGAAAAAAGTGGATTTGAGGGTAGAATCTATGGTAGAGGCCTGATAATTAAGGGTTGGGCTCCTCAGTTGTTGATATTGCCACATCCTTCAGTTGGAGGATTCCTAACACACTGTGGATGGAATTCTACAATAGAGGCAGTATGTGCTGGTGTACCAATGATTACATGGCCACTCTTTGCAGAtcaattttttaatgaaattttaaTTGTGCAAATATTAAAAGTTGGTGTGAAAATTGGAGTGGAGAGTCCAATGAAATGGGGTGAGGAAGAGGAAACGAGTGTGTTGGTAAAGAAGGAAGATATTGAAAGAGGAATAGAAAGGTTAATGGATGAGACAAGTGAAagtgaagaaagaagaaaaaggattAGAGAACTTGGTGAGATGGCTAAAAAGGCAGTAGAAAAAGGAGGATCTTCTCACTCTAATGTTACTTTGTTCATCCAAGATATCATGAAAAAAGGTAAAGAATTTGGGGAGAAAATTCATGGTGCTGATATAAATTCATATGGTGTAATAGCTAACACTTTTGAGGAGTTGGAGAAAGAATATGTCAGAGAGAGTTGTCGAAAAGATATCAAGCAACAACAATCAAGCACTAAAATTTAA